The Rhododendron vialii isolate Sample 1 chromosome 8a, ASM3025357v1 genome has a window encoding:
- the LOC131298245 gene encoding uncharacterized protein LOC131298245 — MPLGLLLGLGRSWRRKRTSSLDILSSKRGPRDYYKGKNCKPTGFHTRKGGYVVVNEKLPNYVVPDLTDFKLKPYVCQCPIDVKTAEAADSAK, encoded by the exons ATGCCTCTGGGACTACTCTTAGGTTTAGGAAGGTcatggagaagaaagagaacATCATCACTTGACATTCTATCTTCAAAGCGGGGCCCACGGGATTATTACAAAGGGAAGAACTGCAAGCCTACTGGTTTCCATACACGCAAAG GTGGGTATGTTGTGGTGAATGAGAAACTGCCAAATTATGTTGTCCCTGATTTAACTGACTTCAAG CTAAAGCCATACGTCTGTCAGTGCCCAATAGATGTTAAAACTGCTGAGGCTGCTGATTCTGccaaataa
- the LOC131298238 gene encoding E3 ubiquitin-protein ligase ATL6-like isoform X1: MVIYYLLLLVLLLPTTMTVDGGAAVVVSPSAAAQTPSDESDFPLADDFFSYRNSTATAIFAVLLFAFLLTGFTTIYIRHCAGDDGDNRTIHRFAAASRPPRLSSSGGLNPAVIKSFPLFNYSEIKHLKIGKGAVSCAVCVSEFGDNERLRLLPKCDHAFHPECIDPWLASHSTCPICRASLIQGIEPTQSTEECNSRPELTEVQNQNQISVTVDEVYRTDTEPRERVRTFPRPHSTGHSLVGLGEDCERYTLRLPEEVSRQVDQLDRGGTSDRWFFITSPFSSRTGLMKSPLEQMPTRSPV; this comes from the coding sequence ATGGTGATCTATTATCTGCTACTGCTAGTATTATTACTACCCACGACCATGACGGTGGATGGCGGCGCAGCCGTTGTTGTGTCGCCATCCGCTGCCGCGCAAACACCTTCGGATGAATCGGATTTTCCTCTTGCGGACGACTTCTTCTCTTACCGCAATTCAACAGCAACTGCCATCTTCGCGGTCCTGTTGTTCGCCTTCCTCTTGACTGGCTTCACCACCATCTACATCCGCCACTGCGCCGGCGACGATGGCGACAACAGAACAATACATCGTTTCGCCGCCGCCAGCCGCCCACCCCGGCTATCCTCGAGCGGTGGCCTCAATCCAGCGGTGATAAAATCGTTCCCGCTATTTAACTACtcggagatcaaacacctcaaaATCGGCAAAGGAGCGGTATCGTGCGCCGTGTGCGTATCCGAATTCGGAGATAACGAGAGGCTGCGGTTGTTACCCAAGTGCGACCACGCGTTTCATCCCGAGTGTATCGACCCCTGGCTGGCTTCTCACTCCACCTGTCCGATATGCCGAGCGAGTCTGATTCAAGGAATTGAGCCGACTCAGTCGACGGAGGAGTGTAATTCCAGGCCTGAACTCACGGAAGTGCAAAATCAGAATCAAATTTCAGTTACTGTTGATGAAGTTTATCGGACGGATACGGAGCCGAGAGAGCGAGTGAGGACGTTTCCGAGGCCGCACTCGACGGGTCACTCACTGGTTGGACTCGGGGAGGACTGTGAGAGGTATACCCTGAGGTTACCGGAGGAGGTGAGTAGGCAGGTGGACCAGTTAGACCGGGGTGGGACGTCGGACCGCTGGTTTTTCATCACGTCTCCATTTTCCTCAAGAACCGGTCTTATGAAATCGCCGCTTGAACAAATGCCTACTCGATCTCCTGTTTAA
- the LOC131298237 gene encoding E3 ubiquitin-protein ligase ATL6-like has translation MRISLLLLILLLTAPPFAVSQTAPDPPMYYLNSDLNSRSELIFVIVVAAFLITGFVSVCLHQCYYGDTAGGAIPLYTAASRPPRLSPSGLDPAVMNSFPIFNYSEIKHLKLGKGELSCAVCVSEFEDSERLRWLPKCDHVFHPECIDLWLASHSTCPICRANLSQGIESTQSTEACNSTAEILFREVQNQNDQIALEVDENQQVDTEPRERARVMFPRPHSTGHSLVRLGEDCERYMLRLPEELRRQVDRGGTPDRWFFTMTPPCFSRTGSQWLAKVGFVDGEVTAVGTSKVFRTSVKSPFECVAGRQERANV, from the coding sequence ATGAGAATCTCTCTCCTACTGCTTATCCTATTACTCACGGCGCCGCCATTCGCCGTCTCGCAAACAGCCCCGGATCCCCCCATGTACTACCTCAACTCCGACCTCAATTCGAGATCAGAACTCATTTTCGTAATCGTGGTGGCTGCCTTCCTCATAACTGGCTTCGTCTCCGTCTGCCTCCACCAATGCTACTACGGCGACACCGCCGGCGGAGCAATTCCTCTTTACACCGCCGCAAGCCGCCCGCCCCGGCTCTCCCCAAGCGGCCTCGATCCCGCCGTGATGAATTCGTTCCCGATATTTAACTACTCCgagatcaaacacctcaaaCTCGGCAAAGGGGAGCTATCGTGCGCCGTGTGCGTATCCGAGTTCGAAGATAGCGAGAGGCTGCGGTGGTTGCCCAAGTGCGACCACGTGTTTCATCCCGAGTGCATCGACCTTTGGCTGGCCTCTCACTCCACCTGTCCGATTTGCCGAGCGAACCTGAGTCAAGGAATTGAGTCGACTCAGTCGACAGAGGCGTGTAATTCGACAGCTGAAATATTATTCAGGGAAGTACAAAATCAGAATGATCAGATTGCACTTGAGGTGGATGAAAATCAACAAGTAGATACGGAACCGAGGGAGCGAGCGAGGGTAATGTTTCCGAGGCCTCACTCGACGGGTCACTCACTGGTTCGACTCGGGGAGGACTGTGAGAGATACATGCTGAGATTGCCGGAAGAGCTGAGGAGGCAGGTGGACCGGGGTGGGACACCGGACCGGTGGTTTTTTACTATGACGCCGCCATGTTTCTCTAGAACCGGTTCTCAATGGTTGGCGAAGGTGGGCTTCGTTGATGGTGAGGTAACGGCGGTTGGGACCTCTAAGGTGTTTCGGACGTCCGTGAAATCGCCGTTTGAATGTGTAGCCGGCCGGCAAGAACGAGCAAATGTCTAG
- the LOC131298241 gene encoding E3 ubiquitin-protein ligase ATL6-like encodes MPIYLLLLILLLPTAAAARPVAAQAPTDPPADYSSSFNWTPTAIYPVLVFAFLLTGFVTICIRHCAAGDAADGAIPLYATAASRLLRLSPSGLDPAMINSFPMFNYSDIKHLRIGKGELLCAVCVSEFEDNERLRLLPKCDHAFHPQCIDPWLASHSTCPLCRANLSQGIESTQSTEEPSSRTEVQIQNQIAIAVDENQRVDTEPRARVRMFPRPHSTGHSLVRLGEDCERYTLRLPEEVRRQVNRGGTPDRWYFTMTRPFFSRTGSAR; translated from the coding sequence ATGCCTATCTATCTGCTACTGCTGATATTACTATTACCCACGGCGGCGGCAGCGCGGCCCGTCGCCGCGCAAGCACCTACGGATCCCCCTGCGGACTACTCCTCCTCCTTCAATTGGACACCAACTGCCATCTACCCAGTCCTGGTGTTTGCCTTCCTCTTGACTGGCTTTGTCACAATCTGCATCCGCCACTGTGCAGCCGGCGATGCTGCCGACGGAGCAATACCACTTTACGCCACCGCCGCAAGCCGCCTGCTCCGGCTTTCTCCAAGCGGCCTCGATCCCGCGATGATAAATTCGTTCCCGATGTTTAACTACTCCGACATCAAACACCTCAGAATCGGCAAAGGAGAGTTATTGTGCGCCGTGTGCGTGTCCGAGTTCGAAGATAACGAGAGGCTGCGGTTGTTACCCAAGTGCGACCACGCGTTTCATCCCCAGTGTATCGACCCTTGGTTGGCCTCTCACTCCACCTGTCCGCTTTGCCGAGCCAACCTGAGTCAAGGAATCGAGTCGACTCAGTCGACGGAGGAGCCTAGCTCCAGAACTGAAGTTCAAATTCAGAATCAGATTGCAATTGCTGTCGATGAAAATCAACGAGTAGATACGGAACCGAGAGCGCGAGTGAGGATGTTTCCGAGGCCGCACTCAACGGGTCACTCACTGGTTCGACTGGGTGAGGACTGCGAGAGGTATACGCTGAGGTTGCCAGAGGAGGTGAGGAGGCAGGTGAACCGGGGTGGGACCCCGGACCGGTGGTATTTTACTATGACGCGGCCATTTTTCTCTAGAACCGGTTCTGCCAGGTAG
- the LOC131298238 gene encoding E3 ubiquitin-protein ligase ATL31-like isoform X2 has product MVIYYLLLLVLLLPTTMTVDGGAAVVVSPSAAAQTPSDESDFPLADDFFSYRNSTATAIFAVLLFAFLLTGFTTIYIRHCAGDDGDNRTIHRFAAASRPPRLSSSGGLNPAVIKSFPLFNYSEIKHLKIGKGAVSCAVCVSEFGDNERLRLLPKCDHAFHPECIDPWLASHSTCPICRASLIQGIEPTQSTEECNSRPELTEVQNQNQISVTVDEVYRTDTEPRERVRTFPRPHSTGHSLVGLGEDCERYTLRLPEEAGGPVRPGRDV; this is encoded by the exons ATGGTGATCTATTATCTGCTACTGCTAGTATTATTACTACCCACGACCATGACGGTGGATGGCGGCGCAGCCGTTGTTGTGTCGCCATCCGCTGCCGCGCAAACACCTTCGGATGAATCGGATTTTCCTCTTGCGGACGACTTCTTCTCTTACCGCAATTCAACAGCAACTGCCATCTTCGCGGTCCTGTTGTTCGCCTTCCTCTTGACTGGCTTCACCACCATCTACATCCGCCACTGCGCCGGCGACGATGGCGACAACAGAACAATACATCGTTTCGCCGCCGCCAGCCGCCCACCCCGGCTATCCTCGAGCGGTGGCCTCAATCCAGCGGTGATAAAATCGTTCCCGCTATTTAACTACtcggagatcaaacacctcaaaATCGGCAAAGGAGCGGTATCGTGCGCCGTGTGCGTATCCGAATTCGGAGATAACGAGAGGCTGCGGTTGTTACCCAAGTGCGACCACGCGTTTCATCCCGAGTGTATCGACCCCTGGCTGGCTTCTCACTCCACCTGTCCGATATGCCGAGCGAGTCTGATTCAAGGAATTGAGCCGACTCAGTCGACGGAGGAGTGTAATTCCAGGCCTGAACTCACGGAAGTGCAAAATCAGAATCAAATTTCAGTTACTGTTGATGAAGTTTATCGGACGGATACGGAGCCGAGAGAGCGAGTGAGGACGTTTCCGAGGCCGCACTCGACGGGTCACTCACTGGTTGGACTCGGGGAGGACTGTGAGAGGTATACCCTGAGGTTACCGGAGGAG GCCGGTGGACCGGTTAGACCGGGGCGGGACGTCTGA
- the LOC131298240 gene encoding transcription factor bHLH94 yields the protein MALETVVFQQDPFSNLNSYGYKEVEEYHWNTNSSSPEVCAGDGLLAGASVEAPARRKRRRNYKSSKNKVEIENQRMTHIAVERNRRKQMNDYLAVLRSLMPPSYAQRGDQASIVGGAINFVKELEQLLQSLESKNQLKQQSESPRHFANFFTFPQYSTRSTHQSNQLLTGHESRMAAEKESTIADIEVSIVESHANIKVLSRRQRKQLLKMVYWFYSIGLTILHITATSSVDQLVLYSFSVKVEDYCQLSTVNEIATAVHEMMTKIQEEVMPS from the exons atggcctTAGAAACTGTGGTTTTTCAACAAGACCCATTTAGTAACTTAAATAGTTACGGGTACAAAGAGGTGGAGGAGTACCACTGGAACACCAACTCTTCTTCGCCGGAGGTTTGTGCCGGCGATGGGTTACTTGCCGGAGCTTCGGTAGAGGCGCCAGCACGGCGGAAAAGGCGGCGCAATTATAAAAGCTCGAAGAACAAGGTAGAAATAGAGAACCAGAGGATGACTCACATTGCAGTGGAGAGAAATCGCCGGAAACAGATGAATGACTACCTCGCCGTACTCCGGTCGTTGATGCCGCCTTCTTACGCTCaaagg GGTGACCAAGCATCCATAGTAGGGGGAGCCATTAATTTTGTGAAGGAGCTAGAACAACTCCTCCAATCCCTTGAATCCAAAAATCAACTGAAGCAACAATCCGAATCCCCTCGGCACTTTGCGAATTTCTTCACCTTCCCTCAGTACTCGACTCGTTCGACTCACCAGAGTAATCAACTGCTTACGGGCCACGAATCAAGGATGGCAGCTGAGAAGGAATCCACCATTGCTGACATAGAAGTGAGCATCGTGGAAAGCCATGCCAACATCAAAGTACTCTCAAGAAGACAACGAAAACAGCTTTTGAAGATGGTTTATTGGTTTTATTCCATAGGCCTCACCATTCTCCATATCACTGCCACAAGTTCTGTTGATCAGCTGGTCCTTTATTCATTCAGTGTTAAG GTTGAAGATTATTGCCAGTTGAGTACGGTGAATGAGATTGCAACCGCAGTGCATGAGATGATGACAAAGATCCAAGAGGAGGTCATGCCTAGTTAA
- the LOC131298243 gene encoding E3 ubiquitin-protein ligase ATL6-like codes for MLKYSEIKHLKIGEGELSCAVCVSEFEDNETLRLLPKCDHVFHPDCIDLWLASHSTCPICRANLSKAIESTAECCDSRPEVSEAPIPNQISITVDEIETAPRERVREFPRPDSTGHSLVRLGEDRERHTLRLPEEARRPVDRLDRGGTSDKWFCMTPPFFTRTGFLRSAKVDVVDGDVIAVGTYLQPLTSNLDV; via the coding sequence ATGCTTAAATACTCGGAGATCAAACACCTTAAAATCGGCGAAGGAGAGCTTTCGTGCGCCGTGTGCGTATCCGAGTTCGAAGATAACGAGACGCTGCGTTTGTTACCCAAGTGCGACCACGTGTTTCATCCCGACTGTATCGATCTTTGGTTGGCCTCTCACTCCACCTGTCCGATTTGCCGAGCAAACTTGAGTAAAGCAATTGAGTCGACGGCAGAGTGTTGTGATTCCAGACCTGAAGTCAGTGAAGCACCAATTCCGAATCAAATTTCAATTACTGTTGATGAGATAGAAACGGCACCGAGAGAGCGAGTGAGGGAATTTCCGAGGCCGGACTCGACGGGTCACTCACTGGTTCGACTCGGGGAGGACCGGGAGAGGCATACGCTGAGGCTACCGGAGGAGGCCAGGAGGCCGGTGGACCGGTTAGACCGGGGCGGGACGTCTGACAAGTGGTTTTGTATGACGCCTCCATTTTTCACCAGAACCGGTTTTCTTAGGTCAGCAAAGGTTGATGTCGTTGATGGCGACGTCATAGCGGTTGGGACCTATCTCCAACCTCTAACTTCAAATTTGGATgtgtga